One Polyangiaceae bacterium DNA segment encodes these proteins:
- a CDS encoding sigma-70 family RNA polymerase sigma factor, with amino-acid sequence MTRDARAKVIPIRPRASSVDALSDEGLVAACAAGDANALAQLFDRLCDDVTRVLARLAYVDAQDIPDLVNDVFLAVFRAAPSYRKTSAVKTWVLAIASNIARDRCRKATRGRTAMVELAVGAEEHDRRSLERAVITKELVEKLNAAIPKLPHDLRVAFVMCDVEELPGVEVARVLGIPKGTLYRRLHEARQMLRGFVEGGSR; translated from the coding sequence ATGACGAGGGATGCCAGGGCCAAAGTCATCCCAATTCGACCTCGAGCCTCGAGCGTGGATGCGCTGTCCGACGAGGGCCTCGTGGCGGCGTGTGCTGCCGGTGATGCAAACGCGCTGGCCCAGCTGTTCGACCGGCTGTGCGACGACGTCACGCGCGTCTTGGCTCGGCTCGCCTACGTGGACGCTCAAGACATCCCGGACCTCGTGAACGACGTGTTCCTCGCGGTCTTTCGCGCCGCGCCCTCCTATCGAAAGACGTCGGCGGTGAAGACCTGGGTCCTGGCGATTGCGAGCAATATCGCGCGCGACCGCTGCCGCAAGGCGACACGCGGGCGCACGGCCATGGTCGAACTCGCGGTAGGCGCCGAGGAACACGACCGGCGTTCTCTCGAACGGGCGGTGATAACCAAGGAACTGGTAGAGAAGTTGAATGCCGCCATCCCCAAGCTGCCGCATGACTTGAGGGTCGCGTTCGTGATGTGCGACGTGGAAGAACTTCCTGGGGTTGAAGTCGCGCGCGTCTTGGGTATCCCGAAAGGCACCTTGTACCGGCGTTTGCACGAAGCCAGACAGATGCTCCGCGGATTCGTCGAGGGAGGCAGTCGATGA
- a CDS encoding RNA polymerase sigma factor, whose product MTTTSDLLSAVKQGDSKAFDALFAEHVPKLRGVLRRMVGHPDDVDDLTQQALMRAYEGIDGFRGDSSAGTWLCSIGARLAIDHLRGRKRWRERAQVIFASRCLEAEELGQDVGAALSDPHFTYQVNEHIAYCFTCVGRTLEPEAQAALVLRDVLELGNDEAANALGMTRSVLRHHLARARDTMTRTYDGLCALVSKQGACWQCAGLREASPEGHKGPAVPEIVSWEERLAIVRSATTESRQSRPLHDTFFRHTEVQEQERLGDENAKTDCGVPGAGDGGVDE is encoded by the coding sequence ATGACGACGACCTCGGATCTGTTGAGTGCGGTGAAGCAAGGTGACAGCAAGGCGTTCGACGCACTCTTTGCTGAACATGTCCCCAAGCTGCGCGGGGTGCTCAGGCGCATGGTAGGGCATCCCGACGACGTCGATGATCTGACGCAACAGGCCCTGATGCGCGCCTACGAAGGGATCGACGGCTTCCGCGGGGATTCGAGCGCGGGGACGTGGCTCTGCTCGATTGGCGCACGGTTGGCCATCGACCACCTCCGTGGCCGCAAGCGTTGGCGCGAGCGTGCGCAAGTGATCTTCGCTTCGCGCTGCCTGGAGGCGGAGGAACTCGGGCAGGACGTGGGCGCAGCACTCTCTGATCCGCACTTCACTTACCAGGTCAACGAGCACATTGCCTACTGCTTCACGTGCGTCGGTCGTACCCTGGAGCCCGAAGCGCAGGCGGCCCTCGTGCTTCGCGACGTGCTCGAACTCGGCAACGACGAAGCGGCCAACGCGCTCGGCATGACTCGCTCCGTTCTGCGCCACCACTTGGCACGAGCCCGTGACACGATGACTCGGACCTACGATGGTCTCTGCGCCCTGGTCAGCAAGCAGGGCGCGTGCTGGCAGTGCGCCGGTCTTCGGGAGGCATCCCCCGAGGGGCACAAGGGGCCCGCGGTCCCAGAAATCGTCTCTTGGGAGGAGCGCTTGGCGATCGTTCGCTCCGCGACCACCGAGTCGCGCCAGTCTCGGCCCTTGCACGATACGTTCTTTCGCCACACGGAAGTCCAGGAGCAGGAGCGACTGGGCGACGAGAACGCCAAGACGGACTGCGGTGTTCCGGGAGCTGGCGACGGGGGCGTCGATGAGTAG
- a CDS encoding FecR domain-containing protein codes for MTSKPAPRTCSKSANLHEAFSTRRPKQVAAHLRECTLCSAEWKALEALADAARKPPAFELTAAEKAELRGRLLIGARAIAKETRPARQGRRIAAALAALGIAAAAALALGPTWSPPPTTISPLVAPHASAPPLYRATILEQGDARFSLVSPQPDETVRLDEGTLRVDVAPLQRGERFRVVTRDGEVEVHGTIFSVTVEHGRLTLVTVERGRVEVRAAAGTTRLLTPGEVWSPGHGAQLAPIPPDQAPQAPAAPAKTHELAGTATSSRSATSDPVAARTRPGRTSPLAHEAADDADAPRKLPSAAEIAFQEGWAALRSGDPVAASRSFSAVPPDSPLGQDAAFWRAISLARAGRAQQATRALENFLNAFPNSPHRDEALVTLASLLQRAGKHAAAAARYREALASPRAAIRARAQRGLDDTQ; via the coding sequence ATGACCAGCAAGCCGGCGCCGCGCACCTGTTCGAAATCGGCGAACCTACACGAGGCTTTCAGCACGCGTCGACCCAAGCAGGTCGCCGCTCATCTTCGGGAGTGCACCCTCTGCTCAGCCGAGTGGAAAGCGCTAGAAGCGCTCGCTGACGCGGCGCGGAAACCGCCAGCGTTCGAACTCACCGCGGCTGAAAAGGCAGAACTCCGCGGACGCCTGCTCATCGGGGCGCGTGCCATCGCCAAGGAAACACGTCCGGCTCGTCAAGGACGCAGGATCGCCGCTGCGTTGGCGGCACTCGGCATTGCGGCGGCGGCAGCGTTGGCCCTTGGACCAACGTGGTCGCCCCCTCCAACCACGATCTCGCCCTTGGTGGCACCTCATGCATCTGCGCCTCCGCTCTACCGAGCGACAATCCTCGAGCAGGGAGACGCTCGCTTCTCGCTCGTGTCACCGCAACCCGACGAGACGGTTCGCCTAGACGAAGGGACCCTCAGGGTCGATGTCGCTCCACTGCAACGGGGCGAGCGCTTTCGCGTGGTCACTCGCGACGGCGAAGTGGAGGTGCACGGGACGATCTTCTCAGTCACAGTCGAGCACGGCCGCCTGACCTTGGTCACGGTCGAGCGCGGGAGAGTCGAGGTGCGAGCCGCCGCGGGGACGACACGACTCTTGACCCCAGGCGAGGTCTGGTCGCCGGGTCACGGCGCCCAACTTGCACCCATACCACCCGACCAAGCGCCCCAGGCGCCTGCAGCGCCAGCGAAAACACACGAACTCGCGGGAACCGCAACCTCGTCCCGATCTGCCACGAGCGACCCTGTCGCCGCACGCACCCGACCAGGACGAACCTCGCCCCTGGCGCATGAGGCAGCTGACGACGCTGATGCCCCACGCAAGCTGCCGTCGGCTGCCGAGATCGCGTTCCAAGAAGGCTGGGCCGCGCTGCGCAGTGGCGACCCCGTCGCGGCGAGTCGTTCCTTCTCGGCTGTCCCGCCCGATTCGCCCCTGGGGCAAGACGCAGCGTTCTGGCGCGCGATCTCGCTGGCTCGCGCCGGCCGTGCACAGCAAGCGACGCGTGCGCTCGAGAACTTCCTGAACGCGTTCCCGAACTCCCCACACCGCGACGAGGCATTGGTGACTCTCGCCAGCCTGCTCCAGCGCGCGGGCAAGCATGCGGCAGCAGCGGCACGCTATCGTGAGGCACTCGCGAGCCCACGCGCCGCGATTCGAGCGCGAGCCCAACGCGGCCTCGATGACACGCAATGA
- a CDS encoding glutathione S-transferase family protein, with protein sequence MKPTLYGFPPSTYTQTALMTAAEAGVDVELGPLEFKKASHLALHPYGKMPAFEHDGVRLFETLAIVTYLDRVFGGSKLTPSDPVAHARMLQWVSVAIDYAYEDLVNGMHSDAPSTEAITAACEQLKLIDAGLADGEFLAGSSFSLADLFLYPMIEYASRRMDEGVWSGLPEVRRWRAAVAARPSVRARKAQA encoded by the coding sequence ATGAAACCCACCCTCTATGGCTTTCCCCCGAGTACGTACACACAGACCGCGCTGATGACCGCTGCAGAAGCCGGAGTCGACGTCGAACTGGGGCCCCTCGAATTCAAGAAGGCCTCACACCTCGCGCTTCACCCGTATGGAAAGATGCCGGCGTTCGAGCACGACGGGGTCCGGTTGTTCGAGACGCTCGCCATCGTGACCTACCTCGACAGAGTATTCGGTGGGTCCAAACTCACCCCGTCCGACCCAGTCGCACACGCCCGCATGCTGCAGTGGGTCAGTGTTGCCATCGACTATGCCTACGAAGATCTGGTGAACGGGATGCACTCAGATGCGCCGAGCACCGAGGCCATCACCGCCGCCTGCGAGCAACTCAAGTTGATCGACGCTGGCCTTGCGGACGGCGAGTTTCTCGCGGGCAGCAGCTTCAGCCTGGCGGATCTGTTTCTCTACCCCATGATCGAGTACGCCTCCCGTAGGATGGACGAGGGTGTTTGGAGTGGGCTTCCCGAGGTGCGGCGCTGGCGAGCCGCCGTCGCCGCCCGTCCCAGCGTCCGCGCAAGAAAGGCCCAAGCATGA